The Macrococcoides canis genome has a window encoding:
- a CDS encoding PolC-type DNA polymerase III, with protein sequence MTINNNEKFKVLLKQLQIEDLFKIPDLDEAELTKIDVYKNDRKWHMYFQFNTHLPYELFALLKSKIQEHFEHIATVTFEIEVLDALDTDKLRAYIPYAIGQTNMSPSLKHQLNSKQFTFSGDVLKFNVTNEIEKVHFEKNCNGTLLKAFKEVGFNVSRCVFEVSDNAEQEELASLEAYIQEEEENHSKILREKMIEREKQRKEDDSPEVTRCQIGKPIQIENVKRIESIIEEEYKVALEGVVFDIEIKALKSGRHIVQLKITDYTDSLIVKMFTRKGKNDLEHFESLKTGDWVRVQGRIEMDTFVRDLVMMMDDIEAIKKPEKQDKAQDKRVEFHLHSAMSQMDGITHIGKYVAQAAKWGHKAIAVTDHNGCQAFPDAHAAASAAGIKMIYGIEGMLVDDGVDISYKPQDIPLKEATYVVFDVETTGLSSQYDKIIELAAVKVKDGEIIEKFERFSNPGERLNETIKNLTGITDDMLVDAPPIESVLNDFKAFVGDAIYVAHNASFDMGFIDTGFDRLGFGPTKNAVIDTLELSRTINTEMGKHGLNFLAKKYGVELTQHHRAIYDAETTAHIFVKMLKQIEDLGVSNHNEIDAKLSNKDAYKRARPMHVTLIVQNQKGLKNLFKIVSDSMVEYFYRTPRIPRSLLNEYREGILVGSACDNGEVFTAVMQKDQEEVEKIARYYDYLEVQPKALYQHLLDKDLIRDNETMEEIYQRILDVGTKLDIPVLATGNAHYLNEHDKIAREILIASNPGNPLNRQTLPDAHFRTTDEMLDAFHFLGEEKAYEIVVKNTNDLADRIETVIPIQDKLFTPNIDGANEEIREMSYTRARSIYGEELPEIVVARLEKELDSIIGNGFAVIYLISQKLVKKSLDDGYLVGSRGSVGSSFVATMTEITEVNPLPPHYICPKCKTSHFFEDGSVASGFDLPDKSCPACNVPYIKEGQDIPFETFLGFKGDKVPDIDLNFSGEYQPVAHNYTKVLFGEDKVFRAGTIGTVAEKTAFGYVKGYMNDSGVHKRGAEIDRLVKSCTGVKRTTGQHPGGIIVVPDYMDIYDFTPIQYPADDQSSAWKTTHFDFHSIHDNLLKLDILGHDDPTMIRMLQDLSGMDPKTIPVDDKETMKIFSSPESLGVTEDDILCKTGTLGVPEFGTGFVRQMLEDTKPASFSELVQISGLSHGTDVWLGNAQELIKSGTCDLSSVIGCRDDIMVYLMYAGLEPSLAFKIMESVRKGKGLSEEFEAAMRENNVPEWYLDSCKKIKYMFPKAHAAAYVLMAVRIAYFKVHHPLYYYASYFTVRASDFDLLTMTKDKHTIKATVKDYYSRFHDLGKKEKDVLTVLEITNEMAQRGFKVQPISLEKSTAFEFIIEGDTLIPPFISVPGLGENVAKRIVSARDEGPFLSKEELNKKAGVSQKIIDYLDELGSLSGMPDKAQLSIFDL encoded by the coding sequence GTGACAATAAATAACAATGAAAAATTTAAAGTATTGCTAAAGCAGCTGCAGATAGAAGATTTATTTAAAATACCTGATCTCGACGAAGCGGAACTTACTAAAATCGACGTTTATAAAAATGACCGAAAATGGCATATGTACTTTCAATTTAATACACACCTGCCATATGAATTATTTGCACTTCTTAAATCAAAGATCCAGGAACATTTCGAACATATCGCGACAGTGACATTTGAAATAGAAGTACTGGATGCTCTTGATACTGACAAGCTGCGCGCATATATTCCGTACGCCATTGGGCAGACGAATATGAGTCCGAGCTTAAAGCACCAGTTAAATAGTAAACAATTTACATTCAGTGGAGATGTATTGAAGTTTAATGTAACGAATGAAATCGAGAAAGTTCATTTTGAAAAGAATTGTAACGGTACGCTTCTAAAGGCTTTTAAAGAAGTAGGCTTCAATGTGTCACGTTGTGTATTTGAAGTATCAGACAATGCAGAACAAGAAGAACTGGCATCTTTAGAAGCTTATATACAAGAAGAAGAAGAAAACCACAGCAAAATATTAAGAGAAAAGATGATTGAACGAGAAAAACAGCGAAAAGAAGATGATAGTCCAGAAGTTACCCGCTGTCAGATAGGAAAACCGATACAAATTGAAAATGTTAAACGCATCGAATCCATCATTGAAGAAGAATATAAAGTCGCACTTGAAGGTGTCGTCTTTGATATTGAAATTAAAGCGCTGAAAAGCGGTCGCCATATCGTGCAGCTTAAAATTACGGATTATACTGATTCATTAATCGTTAAGATGTTCACACGTAAAGGAAAAAATGATCTGGAACACTTTGAATCATTGAAAACTGGAGACTGGGTACGTGTGCAAGGACGTATTGAAATGGATACCTTTGTACGAGACCTGGTAATGATGATGGATGATATTGAAGCTATCAAGAAACCTGAAAAACAAGATAAAGCACAAGATAAACGTGTAGAATTTCATCTGCATAGTGCAATGAGTCAGATGGATGGTATAACGCATATCGGAAAATATGTTGCACAAGCTGCAAAATGGGGGCATAAAGCGATTGCGGTAACTGATCATAACGGTTGTCAGGCTTTTCCGGATGCACATGCTGCAGCAAGTGCAGCGGGTATTAAGATGATCTATGGTATTGAAGGGATGCTTGTCGATGATGGTGTGGATATTAGCTATAAACCACAGGATATTCCATTGAAAGAAGCGACATATGTTGTCTTTGACGTAGAGACAACAGGGTTAAGCTCACAATACGATAAAATTATTGAACTTGCGGCAGTTAAAGTGAAGGACGGAGAAATTATCGAAAAGTTTGAACGTTTCAGTAACCCTGGAGAACGTTTGAATGAAACGATTAAGAACTTGACTGGAATCACTGATGATATGCTCGTTGACGCACCCCCAATCGAATCTGTACTGAATGATTTTAAAGCGTTTGTAGGGGATGCAATCTATGTGGCACATAATGCAAGCTTTGATATGGGATTTATTGATACTGGATTTGACCGACTAGGATTTGGTCCAACAAAGAATGCGGTTATCGATACGCTAGAACTATCTAGAACGATCAATACTGAAATGGGGAAACATGGCCTGAACTTTCTGGCTAAGAAGTATGGTGTAGAATTAACGCAGCACCATAGAGCTATCTATGATGCGGAAACGACTGCCCATATCTTTGTGAAGATGCTGAAGCAGATAGAAGATTTAGGCGTCTCAAACCATAATGAAATTGACGCTAAACTATCCAATAAGGATGCTTATAAACGTGCGCGACCAATGCATGTAACGTTAATCGTACAAAACCAGAAAGGGTTAAAGAACCTTTTCAAAATTGTAAGTGACTCTATGGTGGAATACTTCTACAGAACACCGAGAATCCCACGTTCACTGCTAAATGAATATCGTGAAGGGATATTGGTGGGCAGTGCTTGTGATAATGGTGAAGTGTTTACGGCAGTGATGCAGAAGGATCAGGAAGAAGTGGAGAAGATTGCACGTTATTATGACTATCTTGAAGTTCAGCCAAAAGCGCTGTATCAGCATTTATTAGATAAAGATCTCATCCGAGATAACGAAACGATGGAAGAAATATATCAGCGTATACTAGATGTCGGTACAAAACTAGATATTCCAGTGCTAGCAACTGGCAATGCCCATTATTTAAATGAACATGATAAGATCGCACGTGAAATATTGATCGCCTCAAATCCCGGAAATCCACTGAATAGACAGACGTTACCAGATGCACATTTTAGAACGACAGATGAAATGTTAGATGCATTCCATTTTCTAGGAGAAGAAAAAGCATATGAAATCGTTGTTAAAAACACAAATGATCTTGCTGATCGTATAGAAACGGTCATTCCAATCCAGGATAAACTGTTTACGCCGAACATCGATGGTGCGAATGAAGAAATTCGTGAGATGAGCTATACACGCGCACGAAGTATTTACGGTGAAGAACTACCTGAAATCGTAGTTGCCAGATTAGAAAAAGAACTCGACAGTATTATCGGGAATGGATTTGCTGTTATTTATCTAATTTCCCAGAAGCTCGTTAAGAAAAGTCTGGATGACGGCTATCTCGTGGGAAGTCGAGGTTCGGTTGGATCGAGCTTTGTAGCGACAATGACAGAAATCACTGAAGTTAACCCATTACCTCCACACTATATCTGTCCGAAATGTAAAACGAGTCATTTCTTTGAAGATGGAAGTGTAGCAAGTGGCTTTGACTTACCGGATAAGTCATGTCCAGCATGTAATGTACCATACATTAAAGAAGGTCAGGATATTCCATTTGAAACGTTCTTAGGATTTAAAGGGGATAAAGTTCCGGATATAGACTTAAACTTTAGTGGAGAATATCAGCCCGTTGCACATAACTATACGAAAGTACTGTTTGGTGAAGATAAAGTATTCCGAGCAGGAACGATTGGTACTGTTGCAGAAAAGACAGCATTCGGCTATGTAAAGGGTTATATGAATGATTCAGGCGTACATAAACGTGGTGCAGAAATAGATAGACTCGTAAAATCGTGTACGGGTGTTAAACGTACGACAGGGCAGCACCCTGGAGGTATTATCGTTGTACCAGATTATATGGACATCTACGATTTCACTCCGATTCAATATCCTGCAGATGATCAGTCCAGTGCATGGAAAACGACACATTTTGATTTCCATTCTATACATGATAATTTATTGAAGCTGGATATACTTGGACACGATGACCCTACAATGATTCGTATGCTCCAGGATTTATCAGGCATGGATCCGAAGACGATTCCGGTTGATGATAAGGAAACGATGAAGATATTCTCGAGCCCTGAGTCGCTTGGTGTGACTGAGGACGATATTTTATGTAAGACAGGAACACTTGGTGTGCCAGAGTTTGGTACTGGTTTTGTACGACAAATGCTTGAAGATACGAAACCCGCTTCATTCAGTGAGCTTGTGCAGATCTCTGGATTATCTCACGGAACTGACGTGTGGCTCGGCAATGCTCAGGAACTCATCAAGAGTGGAACGTGTGATTTAAGTTCTGTAATCGGCTGTCGTGATGATATTATGGTGTACTTAATGTATGCAGGCTTAGAACCATCCCTGGCGTTTAAGATTATGGAATCTGTACGTAAAGGGAAAGGTCTATCTGAAGAATTTGAAGCTGCAATGCGTGAAAATAACGTACCAGAATGGTATCTGGATTCATGCAAAAAGATCAAATATATGTTCCCGAAAGCCCACGCGGCAGCTTATGTACTGATGGCCGTGCGTATCGCATATTTTAAGGTGCATCATCCGTTATATTATTATGCAAGCTACTTTACTGTACGTGCAAGTGACTTCGATCTGTTGACAATGACGAAAGACAAGCACACGATCAAAGCGACAGTGAAAGATTATTATAGTCGTTTTCATGATCTCGGTAAAAAAGAGAAAGATGTACTGACGGTGCTTGAAATTACGAATGAAATGGCGCAGCGTGGATTTAAGGTACAGCCGATTTCACTGGAAAAAAGTACAGCATTTGAGTTCATCATTGAAGGCGATACGTTGATTCCGCCGTTTATCTCTGTTCCAGGTCTAGGTGAAAACGTTGCGAAACGCATCGTGTCAGCAAGAGATGAAGGACCATTCCTGTCAAAAGAAGAGTTGAACAAAAAAGCAGGCGTTTCTCAGAAGATCATTGATTATCTAGACGAACTTGGAAGTCTATCTGGTATGCCTGATAAAGCACAGCTCTCAATTTTTGACCTGTAA
- the rimP gene encoding ribosome maturation factor RimP — protein MSKVTERVEEICQPVVESLGFELVDVEYVKEGPDYYLRIAIDKPGGIDISDCALASEKISEVMDKEDPITEAYFLDVSSPGAERPLKKEKDYENAIGKHVYVKLYEPVEGDKEWIGELKEVSKDTITLSAKIKTRTKVIEIDRKRIAKIRLAVIL, from the coding sequence ATGAGTAAAGTTACAGAACGCGTTGAAGAGATATGTCAGCCGGTAGTTGAATCTTTAGGATTTGAACTTGTAGATGTAGAATATGTGAAAGAAGGTCCGGATTACTATTTACGTATCGCTATAGATAAACCAGGCGGTATCGATATTAGTGACTGTGCACTAGCAAGTGAAAAGATCAGTGAAGTGATGGATAAAGAAGATCCGATTACAGAAGCATATTTTCTGGATGTTTCGTCTCCAGGTGCAGAACGTCCACTCAAAAAAGAAAAGGATTACGAAAATGCGATTGGTAAACATGTATACGTAAAACTTTATGAACCTGTCGAGGGAGATAAAGAGTGGATCGGTGAGTTAAAAGAAGTCTCAAAAGATACGATAACATTATCAGCAAAGATTAAAACGAGAACAAAAGTGATTGAAATTGACCGTAAGCGTATTGCTAAGATTCGTCTTGCAGTCATTCTATAG
- the nusA gene encoding transcription termination factor NusA gives MKNNELLNAIDFLEKEKSIPREVLIETIEAALITAYKKNYNSANNVRVELNMDNGAYRVYSRKDVVEEVMNPREEVSLETALLSNPAYEIGDIYEEDVTPKDFGRVSAQAAKQAVLQRLRDAERGILYNEFIDKEDDIMTGIIDRVDHRYVYVTLGKTEAVLSEAERSPNEVYRPTERIKVYVNKVEQTTKGPQIFVSRSHPGLLKRLFEQEVPEIFDGTVVVKSVAREAGDRSKISVYSDNPDIDAVGACVGAKGARVEAVVEELGGEKIDIVEWSADTKTFVKNALSPSQVVDVLVDEANQSTTVIVPDYQLSLAIGKKGQNARLAAKLTGWKIDIKSETDAKEAGIYPTE, from the coding sequence ATGAAGAACAATGAATTATTAAATGCAATTGATTTTCTTGAGAAAGAAAAATCGATTCCAAGAGAAGTATTGATAGAAACGATTGAAGCAGCTTTAATCACCGCTTATAAGAAAAACTATAATTCAGCAAATAATGTACGTGTAGAACTGAATATGGATAACGGAGCATACCGAGTATATTCACGCAAAGACGTAGTTGAAGAAGTAATGAATCCAAGAGAAGAAGTAAGTCTTGAGACAGCATTATTATCGAATCCGGCCTATGAGATCGGAGATATCTATGAAGAAGACGTAACACCAAAAGATTTTGGACGTGTGTCGGCACAAGCTGCTAAGCAAGCAGTATTACAAAGATTAAGAGATGCTGAACGTGGTATATTATATAATGAGTTTATCGATAAGGAAGATGATATCATGACAGGTATCATCGACCGTGTGGATCATCGTTATGTCTATGTAACTTTAGGTAAGACAGAAGCTGTATTGTCTGAAGCAGAAAGAAGTCCGAATGAAGTTTATCGCCCGACAGAACGTATTAAAGTCTATGTCAATAAAGTTGAACAGACGACTAAAGGACCACAAATCTTTGTATCACGTAGTCACCCAGGCTTATTAAAGCGTCTATTCGAACAGGAAGTTCCTGAAATTTTTGATGGCACAGTCGTTGTGAAATCTGTAGCGCGTGAAGCAGGAGATCGTTCTAAGATCAGCGTATATTCAGATAATCCTGATATCGATGCAGTTGGAGCTTGTGTGGGTGCGAAAGGTGCACGTGTGGAAGCAGTAGTAGAAGAACTTGGTGGAGAAAAAATTGATATCGTTGAATGGAGCGCAGATACAAAGACTTTCGTAAAGAATGCATTAAGTCCATCTCAAGTTGTCGATGTACTGGTAGATGAAGCGAATCAGTCGACAACAGTAATTGTTCCAGATTATCAGTTGTCCCTTGCCATTGGGAAGAAAGGTCAGAATGCACGTCTTGCTGCAAAGCTTACTGGCTGGAAGATCGATATTAAATCTGAGACAGATGCTAAAGAAGCGGGCATTTATCCGACAGAATAG
- the rnpM gene encoding RNase P modulator RnpM gives MKQRKIPMRKCILSNEMKPKKEMIRVVKNKDGEIFADATGKQNGRGAYVSMDLEIVNKAREKKKLEHYFEADETVMNPVYDEIVRLIYREMIPKR, from the coding sequence ATGAAGCAACGAAAAATACCCATGAGAAAATGTATTCTTTCTAATGAAATGAAACCTAAGAAGGAAATGATTCGTGTCGTTAAAAATAAAGATGGCGAAATATTTGCAGATGCAACCGGTAAACAAAATGGACGTGGTGCATATGTTTCAATGGATTTAGAAATCGTTAATAAAGCACGTGAAAAAAAGAAACTAGAACATTATTTTGAAGCCGATGAAACGGTCATGAATCCTGTTTACGATGAAATTGTACGACTCATCTATAGAGAGATGATTCCAAAACGATGA
- a CDS encoding YlxQ family RNA-binding protein — MTSKDKLLNLLGLAMRARKLSTGEELVLNDVRSKRAKLVIISTDASNNTKKNVSNKCQSYQVPLEQVCSRYELGYALGKDERVTIGVLDAGFAKSMKALIRDINEERSYE; from the coding sequence ATGACATCTAAAGATAAACTATTAAACCTGCTAGGTCTTGCGATGCGTGCAAGAAAGTTATCTACTGGGGAAGAGCTCGTATTAAATGATGTACGAAGTAAACGTGCTAAGCTCGTCATCATTTCTACAGACGCATCAAATAATACTAAGAAAAATGTTTCGAACAAATGCCAGTCCTATCAAGTCCCTTTAGAACAAGTATGTTCAAGATACGAACTAGGGTATGCACTTGGTAAAGACGAACGCGTAACAATCGGCGTTCTGGATGCTGGATTTGCCAAATCAATGAAAGCCTTGATTCGAGACATCAATGAGGAGAGAAGCTATGAGTAA
- the rbfA gene encoding 30S ribosome-binding factor RbfA, whose product MSLRSERVGEQLKKEISEIINQKLKNPNVGFVTVTEVEVTGDLSLATVYVTVLGEEKERKKSLEGLEKSKGFIKSEIAHRMDLRIVPDLKFKYDESIDYGNKIERMIAELNRDK is encoded by the coding sequence ATGAGTTTAAGAAGTGAACGTGTTGGCGAACAGCTGAAGAAAGAGATCAGTGAGATCATCAATCAGAAGCTGAAGAATCCGAATGTTGGTTTTGTCACAGTAACAGAGGTTGAGGTTACGGGTGATTTAAGTTTAGCAACGGTATATGTAACGGTGCTTGGTGAAGAGAAAGAGCGTAAGAAGTCTTTAGAAGGTCTGGAGAAATCTAAAGGGTTCATTAAGTCAGAAATCGCACATCGTATGGATTTACGTATCGTTCCAGACTTAAAGTTTAAATACGATGAGTCAATCGATTATGGTAATAAAATTGAGCGTATGATTGCAGAATTAAATAGAGATAAATAG
- the truB gene encoding tRNA pseudouridine(55) synthase TruB, translated as MDGIIGINKARGMTSHDVVFKLRKILKTKKVGHTGTLDPEVDGVLPVCVGKATRISDYVMQSGKRYIAEVTLGIQTTTEDAHGEVVNSVSIEADTFSEQQVDDVLSDLTGSIKQIPPMYSAVKVNGRKLYEYAREGIEVERPERTVEIHELKRTSAVRYIDDKCIFNIEVACGKGTYIRTLATQIADCLGTIGHMSDLTRTESGGFKLEDCITLDALREVPFDALDAYFKPIEMGLMHMPHVAVDEPTSVKIMYGQKLRQMSPPIEDETVMTYNDKVIAIFIPDDKHPGLIKAKKVFN; from the coding sequence ATGGATGGCATTATCGGTATTAATAAGGCACGTGGGATGACGAGTCATGATGTGGTGTTTAAGCTGCGTAAAATTTTAAAGACGAAGAAGGTAGGGCACACGGGAACGCTTGATCCTGAAGTGGATGGCGTATTGCCGGTTTGTGTCGGTAAGGCGACGCGTATCAGTGACTACGTAATGCAGAGTGGAAAGCGTTATATTGCAGAGGTGACGCTTGGTATTCAGACGACTACAGAAGATGCGCATGGTGAGGTCGTGAATTCTGTTTCTATTGAAGCGGATACTTTTTCTGAACAGCAGGTGGATGATGTACTGTCTGATTTAACAGGTAGTATTAAACAAATTCCTCCAATGTATTCAGCTGTTAAAGTAAATGGACGTAAACTGTATGAGTATGCACGTGAAGGCATTGAGGTTGAGCGTCCGGAACGTACGGTTGAGATTCATGAGTTAAAACGTACGAGTGCTGTTCGTTATATTGATGATAAATGCATATTCAATATTGAGGTCGCATGTGGTAAAGGGACATATATCCGAACGCTTGCGACACAGATTGCAGATTGTCTTGGTACAATCGGGCATATGTCAGATTTGACACGTACAGAAAGTGGTGGCTTTAAGCTGGAGGACTGTATTACGCTGGATGCGTTACGTGAAGTTCCATTTGATGCATTGGATGCCTATTTTAAACCGATAGAGATGGGGCTTATGCATATGCCGCACGTCGCTGTTGATGAGCCGACTTCCGTCAAGATTATGTATGGTCAAAAGTTGCGTCAGATGAGCCCGCCGATTGAAGATGAGACGGTGATGACGTACAATGATAAAGTAATCGCTATTTTTATTCCGGATGACAAACATCCTGGATTAATTAAGGCAAAAAAAGTATTTAATTAG
- a CDS encoding bifunctional riboflavin kinase/FAD synthetase: MRTIEMIHPIELCYDHAPCALAIGFFDGIHTGHQKVIETMIKIADDKGLKKAVMTFDPHPSVVLNPEKQRTDYLTPMQEKKRILEAMGIDYLFIVPFTSSLAQMEERDFISNYFTKNHVKEVVAGFDFTYGKFGKGNMLKLEADKEGFNVTTVERHALADEKVSTTLIRKDLMEGNIESANAQLGRPYKITGLVVQGEKRGRTIGFPTANVEPNEHFVLPRLGVYAVTLKIEQTGKVYKGVCNVGVKPTFHDPEKQQVSIEVNIFDFKESIYGERVEVEWYEFLRAEKKFDGIDSLIAQINADKQQAIEILDDIQLD; this comes from the coding sequence ATGAGAACAATAGAGATGATACATCCGATAGAACTATGTTATGATCACGCACCTTGTGCACTGGCGATTGGCTTTTTTGATGGGATACATACAGGTCATCAGAAGGTGATTGAAACAATGATAAAGATTGCTGATGATAAAGGATTAAAAAAAGCGGTGATGACGTTTGATCCTCATCCTTCAGTTGTGTTAAATCCTGAAAAACAGCGTACAGATTATTTAACACCGATGCAGGAGAAGAAACGTATATTAGAAGCTATGGGCATTGATTATTTATTTATCGTTCCATTTACTTCATCGCTCGCTCAGATGGAAGAGCGTGACTTTATTTCAAATTATTTTACTAAAAATCATGTAAAGGAAGTTGTCGCTGGATTTGATTTTACGTATGGTAAGTTCGGTAAAGGTAATATGCTGAAATTAGAAGCGGATAAAGAAGGGTTTAATGTGACAACTGTAGAAAGACATGCATTAGCTGACGAGAAAGTTTCTACGACGTTAATTCGTAAAGATTTAATGGAAGGCAATATTGAATCTGCCAATGCACAGCTTGGCCGCCCATATAAGATTACTGGGTTAGTGGTTCAAGGTGAAAAGCGTGGACGCACGATTGGTTTTCCGACAGCGAATGTCGAGCCGAATGAACATTTCGTATTGCCGAGATTAGGTGTCTATGCTGTTACCCTTAAGATTGAGCAGACAGGTAAAGTTTATAAAGGGGTATGTAATGTAGGCGTAAAACCAACGTTCCATGATCCTGAAAAACAGCAGGTTTCGATTGAAGTGAATATCTTTGATTTCAAAGAATCCATTTATGGAGAACGTGTTGAAGTCGAGTGGTATGAATTCTTACGTGCAGAGAAGAAGTTTGATGGTATCGATAGTCTGATTGCACAAATAAATGCGGATAAACAGCAGGCAATTGAAATATTGGATGATATTCAACTTGATTAA
- the rpsO gene encoding 30S ribosomal protein S15 — protein MAISQERKNEIIAQYRVHETDTGSPEVQIAVLTAEINALNEHLRTHKKDHHSRRGLLKMVGRRKNLLTYLRENDVQRYRELIKSLGLRR, from the coding sequence ATGGCAATTTCACAAGAACGTAAAAATGAAATCATTGCACAATACCGTGTACATGAAACTGACACAGGATCACCAGAAGTACAGATCGCAGTTTTAACAGCAGAAATCAATGCGTTAAACGAGCATTTACGTACACACAAGAAAGACCACCATTCACGTCGTGGTTTATTAAAAATGGTAGGTCGTCGTAAAAACTTATTAACTTACTTACGTGAGAACGATGTTCAACGTTACCGTGAATTAATTAAATCATTAGGATTACGTCGTTAA